The stretch of DNA TTAAAAGCCAGAGCaggaaatataaagaaatgaaaaggacaCCACGTGGCAGACATTAAGGCAGTGGCACCCATATAGATGGTGGAtcagaaattattaattaatcaatgaTTAGAGAAGAACCTCGAGGTTATGGCCCTGTCTCCCTACTTATCTCATCAAAGTTATCATTAgcagcaaaagaaaaacaagactTGCCGCTTTAATCTACAAGCCAAATAAGGAAAGGTGGCAGAGATGCATGCCGGTACCTGCCTGTCTCTCTTCCGTCAcctttcatttattattaagaCCGAAACCTTCCTGCCTTGACACAGataaaaccaaacacaacttaCAAAAATGTCTCATCACAAAGCTTGGACTAAAGAATGCCAAGTGCCAAACAAAACACAGGACTAAAACCATTGGGaaaaggatgatgatgatgagacaAGAAGAGTTTAGGAACTAAGATTCTATATAACACATGATGTGtgtatttatctcttttttaatcccagaaaatgatttgagtgaaATAATTATAGTGATAAGGTCCCCCATTTTAGAGGTTTTTTCTGCCCCATTCCAGGGTACATCAAACCCCATCACCATCAGTGACATTGTCCCTAGCTCCAATATGACAAGGAGTGCACGTTTCTGCAAAAGTAGGAATGCTCTATAAATGAATGAGGACAGGGTTGGCAGATGACAATTCATAACAAATTGCACCCGGAAACTGATAAGCTCCAGTTTTGGACAAATAAGCATGGGATGATCATCTGACCTATCTGGGAGCTAGCCTTTTGGTTTAGCAAACGGATTATATTATTGTCTTAACCacttagataagatgaaaacgGATAAGATTAATCAAATCATGAGCACTAACCCACCAAATTTCGCAATGATATTCATTACCCAGAATTGTGATCAACTTGAACTAATGGATACAGAAACTAAGCAAGCAAGAAAGTGAAGAACATGcccacaaaaaaacaaaagaaaaagaaaaaaagaaagaaagaaagtgaagAACATGTGATCAGCGACAATGAAATCAATATTCTGGCTACCACTTCAACGAAACTAAATGTCAATTAACATACATTCATAACTAAGTAAAATTACTTCCCTTTAGCTGTTaatctctcttctcttccacTCCAACATCATTAACAGTAAGTAATCAGTAACCATTAATCTGCAAAGccgaaaaaaaagaaggaaaaaagaacatCTTCTCTATATTCTACCTCCGGTCTCCTCAGATGATCGAGGTTAAGAAGGAGACCCATTGGCAGAAACATGAAGATTAGGACTAGCATCCTCATTGTTATCAATCTCTTTCTTGCAGCTATAAGCATTGGTCTCGAAGCTGACTCTACCACCATTCCCGTTATCATCATTGACACCACTATTATGACCGAAACCCATCTCTTTCTTCCTCAAAGGGTTCTTGTTGTTATGCATCCAAACCTTAAGGACCCTTCTATTAACCCCGACCTCATTGCAGAACTCCACCAACATCTCATTGCTCTTCGGCATCTTCCAACCCAGTCTCTCACAAAACAGAAACATCTTCTGCTTCTGTTCCTGTGTAAATTTTGTTCTGAATCTCTTTCTCCCAAGTGGGTTCTCCGCCCTTGTCACCGGTGGGTTGGAGTCTTGCCGGTGCTCATTGGACGGCTGGGGAGAGGCTGTGCTAAGAGACATCAGCATTTGCGGGACGGACGAGTAGTAGTACTGGGATGGTGGTAAGTGTGAGAGCGGCGGTGGTGAGCATACTGtgtttgggcttgggcttgggctggGGGAAGAGACGCGGTGGATGCTGAGGACTTTGGGAGCGGTATCTTCAGTGCCGCGGCGGTGGAAGTTGCGGTGACAGCCACAAGCGCCGCATTTGAGAGAGGTAGGGTCGGAGTGGGTGGCGGAGGGGGAGGGCAAGAACTCGCCACAGCCGTCGAGGGCGAGGCCACCCATGCTGGCCGCGTGGTTCTTGAGGCATTCCTTGTAGGAGCACACCACCATTATTGGTAGTGGAGCTGATGCTGGAGGTCGGACTGTGGATTGGTGATTGTGGGGCTTGAGGCCGGAACCGTTGGAGAAGGATAAGGACTTGAAGGGTTGAGTTTGTGGTGGGGTTTCGGTATCTGTAGCTGGGGTTTGGGTGGGGAACGTGTTGgagttggtggtggtggtggggttCGAGTCCATGGCTCAGTCGACAGGTatagaagctagctagcttgaggTTGTGGTGGGGGGTTAGGGTTTCATTTAAATTGAGAGGTATTTCCTTAGAAAATGAATGTAGAAAGGGAATAAGAAGTCGACTGTTTGAGAGACAATGATAATGATGATAATAGCAGAACGTCACATGATGTTGCTGCTGATGATGATTATTATGCAAAATGACAATTGGCCAATTGGATTGCATGGACTCAGAATCAGGATTCTAGCTGGCTAGCTGttccaaatatcatttatcatttttcagaGAGAAATAGTCATTGTAGGTAGGTAattaattctataatatttaatatttatcataaataatatatatatatatatatatatatattatatataaatgcatgtaGGCCGGAATGTCGCTCATCCGAGCATATCGATGATCGGTATTTGGGACTTAATTAGTATATACGAATTAGAGAACTTTTGGTCGATCTATACATGACATTTCCATTTCAGTCATAGCATAGTGCGAGAGAATGAAAGCATAAGAGAAATAGACGCATAAAATAGCTTTATAAGAAATAGAGTCGACGTACAATAGATTTCTcgtttattataattatgttcAAATGTTATAGAGTCTACTTTACTATATCTCTTTCTCAATTTAGTGGACACCTACTAAACTCTAGAATCCAGATATCTAACACATGATAGCATTACCAATTAACCATTATGTCAAATTTCACTTTATTTGATTACgcaattcagatgagataagatacgATTCATCAATAATATTAGATTAACATATGATGATGAGTTAGATAtgagtgaaaaaaatatatcaaacgTACACTAATACAAATTAGAGTAATGTAAAACAATAAgtcccactaataaataataatttttttacactttttttaaggtggagtctatttttttacaaaaacttgtATGAGgcttatctatttgaaatttgtacaaattatttctctacaAATTAATGCTTATATAAAGAAATGTCCGGAATTAAGTACTAAAAAATGTCATAGCTAGCTAGGCAGGAACGTGGCTGATGATGCACAAGACGATCATGTACATGCGTTACAAAAAGTAGTATATGTACAATATTCTGCAATGTGATTTTCCACAACAGATGCATATCTATATgatccatataatatatattggatTGTCTTGTATACCTAAAATCGATTCCTGTCCTATATATGTCCCCTCATCAATATGTCTGGCCTTATTTATTGTACGATATTGCACATGATCTATCTGCAAATATTTTGGGGAACTGtgattatataatattactgAATATATAAATTAGACATGAAGTAAATATTTTCGTATATATTTAccatttttgaattattaataaaatattattattattatgtatatattGGATGATCTACATTTGAGGACcagtgattatatatatatatatatatataatgtcccAGTACTggtaatatttgaaataaattgatataCGAATAATCCATGATGAAAGGTACCAGACAGTGATGTGATCGATGCTTTTGTCCTAGCTATAGCTTATATATAG from Juglans microcarpa x Juglans regia isolate MS1-56 chromosome 3S, Jm3101_v1.0, whole genome shotgun sequence encodes:
- the LOC121257642 gene encoding zinc-finger homeodomain protein 11-like — protein: MDSNPTTTTNSNTFPTQTPATDTETPPQTQPFKSLSFSNGSGLKPHNHQSTVRPPASAPLPIMVVCSYKECLKNHAASMGGLALDGCGEFLPSPSATHSDPTSLKCGACGCHRNFHRRGTEDTAPKVLSIHRVSSPSPSPSPNTVCSPPPLSHLPPSQYYYSSVPQMLMSLSTASPQPSNEHRQDSNPPVTRAENPLGRKRFRTKFTQEQKQKMFLFCERLGWKMPKSNEMLVEFCNEVGVNRRVLKVWMHNNKNPLRKKEMGFGHNSGVNDDNGNGGRVSFETNAYSCKKEIDNNEDASPNLHVSANGSPS